TCAGCGCGTTGTAGCCGGTCCACCGCCAGTTGACCATGCTCGCCACCGCGACGTGGCTGGGGAAGGTTTCCGTGCGCCACTGGATCGGATCGATTCCGAAGTTGCCCAGGATGCTGTTGATCAGTCCGTGTTCTTCACCGAACATGTTCGTGAAGATCAGTGCAACGGCCACGGGGGTCACAACGTAAGGGACCAGCACACTCATCCGCCAGAAGGTCTTGGCGCGGATGTTCTGATCCAGTACGGCTGCAATCAGCAGTGCCCCGGCAAGCTGGGGGATGGCGGACAGAAGGAAGATGCTCAGCGTGTTGAAGAGCGAGTTCCAGAAGAAACGGTCACCCAGGACGTCGGCAAAGTTTCCCAGACCGACGAAGTCGCCCTGGCCCTTCAGCAGGTGCCAGTCGTAGAGGGACACAAAGAACGTGTAGATGAGCGGGAACAGGCCCACCAGTGCGAAGAGCAGGAAGAAGGGGGAAATGTACAGGTAGGGGGAAACTTTGAAGTCCCACACATTGAGACGCTGCCGGAAGGACAGTTCGGGCTTGGGGGCCGGTGCTGCCGGCGCGGGTGGCTTTACGGTTACGGTCATGTTGATTCTCACAGTCCATGCGGGGGCCTCCGGTTTCCCGGAGGCCCCGACGGGTGTGCTAGTCCTTGACGACCAGCTCGTTCAGTAGCTTGACTGCTTCATTCCAGGAGCCCTCGCCGTCCAGGCTGCCCGAATCGAGCTGGGTCAGCGCGGCACCGAACACCTTCTCCTGGATGACGGAGTCATCCGGGCCCTTGAACTGAGCCTTTACGCCTTCTGCACGCGAGGCCAGGATGGCTCCGGTCGGCGCGTTGTTGAAGACGGTATTGGGTTTGGCTTCCTCGGCAAGCTGCTTCTGTGCTTCAAGGGTGCTGGGGAAGTTGTTTGCCGCAGCGGACTGCTTGACCTGCTGTTCCGGGGCGGTGAGCCAGGCAGCCAGGGCTGCTGCTTCTTCCTTGTGCTCGGAGGTTTCGGGAACGGAGAGGAATGCACCGCCCCAGTTCGAGGCGCCGCCGGGGAAGACATCAGCAAAGTCCCAGCCGGAGTTCTCGCTGCCGCCGGCAGATTCCAACTGTTCCTGGATGGTGCCGAGCATCCATCCCGGGCAGACGAACGTGGCGAAGGAACCGTCGGTGAAGGCCCGGCCCGTGCCCCAGTCCCACTTCTTTTCGTTGGCGGAGAGACCGGCTTCGGTTCCCGCTGCCAGCTGCATGAACTGTTCCTTCATGGCGGCGTTGTCCTCGATGTTCAGCTCGCCGTCAGCCGTGTAGTAGCCCTCTTCCATCTGGTTCACCATCGAGTTCCAGACGAAGCCGGACTGGTCGTACCAGGCCTTGCCGGTCTTCTCGTGGTACTGGTTGCCCAGTTCGAAGTAACGGTCCCAAGTGGCGTCGTCGCCGCCGAACAGTTCGGCAACAGCTTCCCGGTCGCTGGGCAGGCCGGCGGCTTCGAAGAGCTTGCCGTTGTAGCACAGGCCCTGCGGACCGATATCCGTGCCGTAGCCGATAACGCGGCCGTCAGCATCGGTGCCCTGCTCGAACTTCCAGTCGACCCAGTTGTCCTTGATGTCAGCGGCACCGTAATCGTTCAAATCGACGAACTGGTCCGAGACCTCCATGACGGCTCCGAGCCAGCCTTCCTCGATGGCCACCACATCGCTGACACCGGAACCGGCAGCGAGTTTCGTGAAGAGGTCGGTCTGGGCGTTGGCGCCGCGGTCAATGTTGTTGTGGGTGATCTTGATGCCCGGGTTGGCCTCTTCGTACTCCGCGTAGAGGTCGTCATAGCCGAAGGTGCCGAAAGTGGTGACAGACAGTTCGATGGGGTCCTCGGCGGTCCCTGCCTGGCTGTCCTTGTCGCCGCCGCCGCAGCCTGCGGCAAGCAGGGCCAGAACGGCGGCGCCTGCCACTGCTCCTGCCCGGTGTTTAAAGTTCTTCTTCACGGTCACTCCTTTGTGTGTGGGTCTAGCCGGTGAATAAGTGGACCGTGCCGTGAGCTGAGCCGGGGCTGATCCGCTGAGATGGGACTGGTTGTGGATTTCGAGAGCTGCCCGGCGCGAACGTGCCTGTGAGAGAGCGCTCTCTGATCTTCGTCAGAGCCTAAGTGTGACGCAGGGCACTGTCAAGAGAGCGCTCTCTTGCGCGTCGCTGAGAGGCCCTTTGCGCTGTGTCGGCGCCGGTGAGCGCGGCGCGCCCGGGTTACGCTGGTGCCGCCGACGCCGATCAGGGGGACCAATGCCGGAACAAGACCCGCCGCAGGGCTATCAGCCGCAGCAGCCGCACCCGCCGCAGGGCTATTGGCCACCGCCGGTGCAGGGGAACCTCCCGCAGCAGCCGCACCCGCCGCAGGGCTATTACCCTCCGCAATGGCAGCAACCGGAGAAGGCGCGCCGGTCAGGAGGGGAAAAGGCGGTGCTTATCGGCGGTTCCGTGCTTACCTTCCTGCTCGCGTGTTACAGCGCGTGGATTGCGTTCCTGGGTTTCATCATCCTGGGACTGAGCCAGGGAGGCTCCTACGCCCCGGGGGAGCTGGAGAAATATGAACTGATGCTCGTCCTGCTTTGCCCCGGACCCCTCGTCGCCCTGGGGCTCGCCTGGGCCGGCTACGGCGTGCTCCGCCGCCTAAAGCGTCCCGTTGGGGCGCTGTCCTGGTTCAGCGTGTTCCTGCTGGCGTGGCTGCTGATTTTCCTTTTGTGGCTGGGTCCGGAGCTGGCCTTCCCGATGACCGGCTCTTTGTCGAACGGCGGGACACCGCGCTAAGCGAACAGCGTCGCCATGCCGGTCTCGGCTAGCGCCGGGTGCTCACAGTGACCGTGAACTTGGGGTTGCGCGCCACCTCGCGGGTAGGTCCCACCAAGCGGTTCAGCGCGGCCTTGTAGGTGAGGTGGCTGTTCCACACCGTCCACAGTTCCCCGCCGGGAGCCAGGACCCGGCCGGCGTCGGCAAAAAGCTTGAGCGCGATGCCGGCGTGTACGCTGGCGCCGATGTGGAACGGCGGGTTGAGCACCACCAGTTCCGCCGACGCATCCGGCCGGGTGCTGAGGGCATCGTCCCGGTATACCTGCACCCGGTCTGCCACCCCGTTCGCGGCCATGGTCTGCACTGCAGAAGCGACGGCGGCTGCGGATTGGTCGGTCGCGATGACCTGCAGGGACGGGCGTGACAGGGCCAGGTAAGCCGCAATGGCGCCGGTGCCGCACCCCAGGTCGATGGCTGCGGAGGCGTCCCGGGCGCCGCTGAGGTGCGGCAGGAGGAAACGGGTGCCGATGTCCAGCGACGCGCCGGCAAATGCCGCCCCGTAGGCGCGCAGTTCAAGCGGTGCCGGGAGGCCGACGTCGTGCTGCCCGGCCAGCGGGAACCGGTTGGCCGGGAGTGGATCCAGCGGTGCCGACACCGTGAGGACGCGCGATTTCTGCCGTGCCAGTCCGGCGCTGACGGAGCCGAACCAGCGGCTGAGCACCGTATTCATGGCCGTGGTCATGTGCTTGAGCCGGCCGCCGGCGTACACCACCACCCGCGGATCGGCATGCCGGGCAATCAGCGCGGCAATCTCCTCGAGTGCATCCAGGGACCGCGGCAGGCGCAGCAGGACGGTCCGGGCACCGGTCAGCAGCTCGGGTCCAAGGGGCAGGGAGCTGAACGTCCCCGCGAGCCCGGCTGCGTCCGCATTGCGCTGCAGGGCCAGCTCGCCGGAGTACGGGTCCTGGTGCACGCGGATTTCCCGTACACCGTAACCGGCCGCCGCGCCCAGGGTGAGTGCACCGTAGGAGTCGCCGATGACGACGACGCCGCCCGCCAGCAGCCGGTCAGCTGCGGTGTCCAGCAGCAGCCGGTCAGCTGCGTCATGCGCCTGGAGGTTCCCGGCCTCGACGTCGGGGTATCGCCGGAGCGCCTCAAAGTCGAAGCCGGCTGGGGCGTGCGTCACAGATCGATCCATTCTGTTCTCAGCGGTTCAGGGGTGCTGCCGCCGGCGGTAAGGGCTGCCAGGCGGTCGCGGAATTCTTCAGCCGTGCCGGGTACATCCGGCAGGGCCACGGTGATGCTGGCGCCGGAGGTGCCGTAGTCCGTGCCGGTGACACTGATACCGGCGCTGCGCAGTTCGTTCTCCAGCCGGCCGGCATCGGCGTGGGACGCCGGGACGGCGTAAAGCTGCATGCGCCGGCGGCGGAGCAGGGGAGCGGCTGCCAGTGCGGAGGAGACGGACTCGGAATAGGCGCGCACCAAGCCGCCGGCACCGAGCAGGATGCCGCCAAAGTACCGCACGGTCACCGCGGTGATGTCGCTTAGATCGGTGGCACCGCCGAAGGTTTCCCGTTTGGTCAGGGCCTCCAGCATCGGGATGCCGGCCGTTCCGGAGGGCTCGCCGTCGTCGTTGGAGCGCTGGACTGAACGGGTGGCGCCAAGGACGAACGCACTGCAGTGGTGCCGCGCGTCATGGAACTCCCGGCGGAGCCCGGCTACCAGCGCGCGGGCCTCTTCCTCGGTTTCGGTGCGCTGCAGCACGGTGATGAAGCGTGAGCGCTTGACGTCCAGTTCGGAGCGGTGTTCCCCGGCGATGGTGGTGTAGCGCCCCGCCGCCGCGTCGATATCACTCACTCTTCCATTCTAGTGGCCGCATCTGCTGGCGCCGACGGCGTGACGGGCGGCGCTGACGGGAGGGCCAGTGCCGGAGGACTACGCTGGTGGACATGCTTAAGGTTGGACTCACCGGCGGAATTGCCGCCGGAAAATCCCTGGTGGCCCGCACCCTCACCGAATGCGGTGCCGTACTGATCGACGCGGACGCGTTGGCCCGCGAAGTGGTGGAACCCGGCACAGCAGGGCTGGCCGCGGTGGTGGACGCGTTCGGTCCGCAGGTCCTGGCCGCGGACGGCAGCCTGGACCGCCCCGCCCTGGCCGCCGTTGTGTTCGGCGACGAGAAGCGGCGGGCAGTGCTGAACGGGATCATCCATCCGCTGGTGCGCGCCCGGGCCGCCGAGCTTGCGGCTCAGGCGCCGGAGGACGGAATCCTGGTGCAGGACATACCGCTGCTCGTGGAAACCGGGCAGGCCGGGAACTTCGATTTCGTGCTGGTGGTGGAGGCTCCCGAAGACGTCCGGCTGGAGCGGATGGTGCGCGACCGAGGAATGGCTCCCGAAGCTGCACGGGCCCGGATCGCCGCCCAGGCCACCGCCGAAGAGCGGGCCGCTGCTGCCGACGTCGTCCTGCACAATACCGGCGGCCCCGACGAGCTGGTGGCCGCGGTGCGTGCGCTGTGGGATACGCGCCTTGTGCCGCTGAACCGGAACGTTTCCAGAGAACGCGGCGCTGCCGGCGCCTGAGGTTCAGCCCGTAGCAAAGCGGACAGTGGCTGTCCGCGCAGCGGAGTATTTTTGTAGGCATGAGTCTTGCGCAGGACATCAAGAGAGTTGTGGCGCCTTTCGAGGTCGTCAGTGAATATAAACCCGCCGGTGACCAGCCCGCCGCCATTAAGGAACTCGCCGAGCGGATCAACGCCGGCGAGAAGGACGTAGTCCTCCTGGGTGCCACCGGCACCGGTAAGAGTGCCACGGCGGCGTGGCTCGTGGAGCAGGTCCAGCGGCCCACGCTGGTGATGGTGCAGAACAAGACCCTGGCGGCGCAGCTGGCCAACGAATTCCGGGAACTGCTGCCCAACAACGCCGTGGAGTATTTCGTCTCCTACTACGACTATTACCAGCCCGAAGCGTACGTTCCGCAGACGGATACCTTCATCGAGAAGGACTCCTCCATCAACGAGGAAGTGGAACGGCTGCGGCACTCGGCCACCAACGCGCTGCTGACCCGCCGCGACGTGATTGTGGTGGCCACGGTGTCCTGCATTTACGGCCTGGGCACCCCGGAAGAGTACATCGAGGGCATGGTGACGCTGCGCCGGGGCCAGCAGATGAACCGTGATGACCTGCTGCGCAAATTCGTGTCCATGCAGTACGTGCGCAACGACATGGATTTCCACCGCGGGACCTTCCGCGTGCGCGGAGACACCGTGGAGATCATTCCCATGTACGAGGAGACCGCGCTGCGGATCGAGTTCTTCGGCGACGAGGTGGAGAGCATCCACACCCTGCATCCGCTCACCGGCAATGTGATCCGCGAAGAGGATGAAATGTATGTCTTCCCCGCCTCGCATTACGTGGCCGGCGAGGACCGCATGCACCGCGCCATCCGGCGCATCGAAGATGAACTGCAGGTGCGGCTGAAGGAACTGGAGTCCCAGAACAAGCTGGTCGAAGCCCAGCGGCTGCGCATGCGGACCACCTATGACCTGGAAATGATGCAGCAGATGGGTTTCTGCAACGGCATCGAAAACTACTCCCGGCACATCGACGGCCGCGGCCCGGGCACCGCCCCGCACTGCCTGCTGGACTACTTCCCGGACGACTTCCTGCTGGTGGTGGATGAATCCCACGTCACCATCCCGCAGATCGGTGCCATGTATGA
This Arthrobacter sp. zg-Y20 DNA region includes the following protein-coding sequences:
- the uvrB gene encoding excinuclease ABC subunit UvrB is translated as MSLAQDIKRVVAPFEVVSEYKPAGDQPAAIKELAERINAGEKDVVLLGATGTGKSATAAWLVEQVQRPTLVMVQNKTLAAQLANEFRELLPNNAVEYFVSYYDYYQPEAYVPQTDTFIEKDSSINEEVERLRHSATNALLTRRDVIVVATVSCIYGLGTPEEYIEGMVTLRRGQQMNRDDLLRKFVSMQYVRNDMDFHRGTFRVRGDTVEIIPMYEETALRIEFFGDEVESIHTLHPLTGNVIREEDEMYVFPASHYVAGEDRMHRAIRRIEDELQVRLKELESQNKLVEAQRLRMRTTYDLEMMQQMGFCNGIENYSRHIDGRGPGTAPHCLLDYFPDDFLLVVDESHVTIPQIGAMYEGDMSRKRTLVDHGFRLPSAMDNRPLKWDEFLERIGQTVYMSATPGKYELSKADGFVEQIIRPTGLVDPQVVVKPSKGQIDDLLGEIRTRTERNERVLVTTLTKRMAEDLTGYLLEHGIKVEYLHSDVDTLRRVELLRELRMGTFDVLVGINLLREGLDLPEVSLVSILDADKEGFLRSSTSLIQTIGRAARNVSGEVHMYADRITDSMAHAIDETNRRRDIQIAYNKKHGVDPQPLRKKIADITDQLAREDADTKALLEEAAKKKSKGKGKGVRKDGLAAAPAEDLTELIASMTEQMHAAAAELQFELAARLRDEVGDLKKELRQMQSAGHA
- a CDS encoding YigZ family protein; the protein is MSDIDAAAGRYTTIAGEHRSELDVKRSRFITVLQRTETEEEARALVAGLRREFHDARHHCSAFVLGATRSVQRSNDDGEPSGTAGIPMLEALTKRETFGGATDLSDITAVTVRYFGGILLGAGGLVRAYSESVSSALAAAPLLRRRRMQLYAVPASHADAGRLENELRSAGISVTGTDYGTSGASITVALPDVPGTAEEFRDRLAALTAGGSTPEPLRTEWIDL
- a CDS encoding sugar ABC transporter permease — protein: MTVTVKPPAPAAPAPKPELSFRQRLNVWDFKVSPYLYISPFFLLFALVGLFPLIYTFFVSLYDWHLLKGQGDFVGLGNFADVLGDRFFWNSLFNTLSIFLLSAIPQLAGALLIAAVLDQNIRAKTFWRMSVLVPYVVTPVAVALIFTNMFGEEHGLINSILGNFGIDPIQWRTETFPSHVAVASMVNWRWTGYNALILLAAMQSVPREIYESAALDGAGAVRRFFSITLPSIRPTMIFVVITSTIGGLQIFTEPRLLDPTYAGGAQRQFQTTVLYLWEMAFQRQDFGRASAIAWLLFLLIVVFGVVNLALSRRIASSDSRRSRRRAALKGKNK
- the coaE gene encoding dephospho-CoA kinase, producing MLKVGLTGGIAAGKSLVARTLTECGAVLIDADALAREVVEPGTAGLAAVVDAFGPQVLAADGSLDRPALAAVVFGDEKRRAVLNGIIHPLVRARAAELAAQAPEDGILVQDIPLLVETGQAGNFDFVLVVEAPEDVRLERMVRDRGMAPEAARARIAAQATAEERAAAADVVLHNTGGPDELVAAVRALWDTRLVPLNRNVSRERGAAGA
- a CDS encoding methyltransferase, yielding MTHAPAGFDFEALRRYPDVEAGNLQAHDAADRLLLDTAADRLLAGGVVVIGDSYGALTLGAAAGYGVREIRVHQDPYSGELALQRNADAAGLAGTFSSLPLGPELLTGARTVLLRLPRSLDALEEIAALIARHADPRVVVYAGGRLKHMTTAMNTVLSRWFGSVSAGLARQKSRVLTVSAPLDPLPANRFPLAGQHDVGLPAPLELRAYGAAFAGASLDIGTRFLLPHLSGARDASAAIDLGCGTGAIAAYLALSRPSLQVIATDQSAAAVASAVQTMAANGVADRVQVYRDDALSTRPDASAELVVLNPPFHIGASVHAGIALKLFADAGRVLAPGGELWTVWNSHLTYKAALNRLVGPTREVARNPKFTVTVSTRR
- a CDS encoding extracellular solute-binding protein, coding for MKKNFKHRAGAVAGAAVLALLAAGCGGGDKDSQAGTAEDPIELSVTTFGTFGYDDLYAEYEEANPGIKITHNNIDRGANAQTDLFTKLAAGSGVSDVVAIEEGWLGAVMEVSDQFVDLNDYGAADIKDNWVDWKFEQGTDADGRVIGYGTDIGPQGLCYNGKLFEAAGLPSDREAVAELFGGDDATWDRYFELGNQYHEKTGKAWYDQSGFVWNSMVNQMEEGYYTADGELNIEDNAAMKEQFMQLAAGTEAGLSANEKKWDWGTGRAFTDGSFATFVCPGWMLGTIQEQLESAGGSENSGWDFADVFPGGASNWGGAFLSVPETSEHKEEAAALAAWLTAPEQQVKQSAAANNFPSTLEAQKQLAEEAKPNTVFNNAPTGAILASRAEGVKAQFKGPDDSVIQEKVFGAALTQLDSGSLDGEGSWNEAVKLLNELVVKD